From Candidatus Bathyarchaeota archaeon, a single genomic window includes:
- a CDS encoding 4Fe-4S binding protein has product MSKSGKKPQQKVAEEMQETEIHKKIKVWWIRRTVQLICFTLFNAGIWGFGPWPIVLPILVYFDSSTKTVAGSFELLEYMLSEAVMPWVALASIFLFAVLIGRVTCGWVCPLGFIQDMLTHLKIGRWKPSLRTHNFLKTMKYGVLLIVLLIIGSIALTTVSNPASGQQLKDSLGKVGQGPYSSVCPLGTLFVVIPKLPLAWERILPPASDLTYDSFTKILPALLPPILIFRLIVLLAFLLGSIYLPRFWCLYICPLGAFMALINRFSFLGLRRDPVRCTKCRECVERCPMKVRILDLPFEKFNDPECTLCLDCRDSCRFDAIKLKAP; this is encoded by the coding sequence GTGAGTAAAAGTGGCAAGAAGCCTCAGCAAAAAGTAGCAGAAGAGATGCAGGAAACTGAAATACATAAGAAAATAAAAGTTTGGTGGATTCGACGAACAGTCCAGCTTATTTGCTTTACTCTCTTTAACGCAGGTATTTGGGGTTTTGGACCTTGGCCAATCGTACTGCCTATATTAGTTTATTTCGATAGCTCCACAAAAACTGTAGCCGGGTCTTTTGAATTACTTGAATATATGCTTTCAGAGGCAGTTATGCCTTGGGTTGCATTAGCCTCGATTTTTCTTTTCGCCGTTCTCATCGGTAGAGTGACTTGTGGGTGGGTATGTCCACTGGGATTTATTCAAGACATGTTGACTCATCTTAAGATAGGACGTTGGAAACCCTCGTTAAGAACTCATAATTTTCTGAAAACCATGAAGTATGGCGTTTTGTTGATTGTTTTGCTGATTATTGGTTCTATTGCGCTCACTACAGTTTCCAACCCTGCTTCCGGACAACAACTCAAGGATTCACTCGGCAAAGTAGGTCAAGGTCCTTATAGTTCAGTGTGCCCTTTAGGAACACTATTTGTGGTAATACCAAAACTTCCCTTAGCTTGGGAGAGGATTTTACCTCCTGCAAGCGACCTAACCTATGATTCGTTTACCAAAATCTTGCCAGCGCTTTTACCTCCAATCCTCATTTTCCGCTTGATAGTGTTGTTGGCATTCCTCCTCGGTTCAATTTACTTGCCCAGATTTTGGTGCCTATACATCTGCCCCCTAGGCGCATTTATGGCATTAATAAATCGGTTTAGTTTTCTTGGATTAAGGAGAGACCCAGTTAGATGTACAAAATGCCGAGAGTGTGTTGAGCGATGCCCTATGAAAGTACGTATCCTAGACTTACCATTTGAGAAATTCAACGATCCGGAGTGTACGTTATGCCTCGATTGCCGAGATTCCTGTCGATTTGACGCAATTAAACTTAAGGCTCCATGA
- a CDS encoding 4Fe-4S binding protein, whose translation MGRCIGCYNCMFACARTLYGVLSIGKSAIQIRTQGGIEGNFIVVTCRGCLDPQCAKACKVGALKPRKGGGVLLDKEKCTGCGECSVACLIGAITMDPETKKPIVCVHCGACTRFCPHNVLSLEKVEVLV comes from the coding sequence ATGGGACGTTGCATAGGCTGCTACAATTGTATGTTTGCGTGTGCACGCACTCTTTATGGAGTTCTCTCTATCGGAAAAAGTGCAATACAGATAAGGACTCAGGGTGGGATTGAAGGTAACTTTATAGTTGTTACTTGTCGTGGATGCTTAGACCCGCAATGTGCAAAAGCCTGTAAGGTTGGCGCGTTAAAACCACGCAAGGGAGGCGGGGTGCTTTTAGATAAAGAGAAATGCACCGGTTGCGGCGAATGCTCTGTTGCCTGTTTAATCGGTGCCATAACCATGGATCCTGAGACCAAGAAACCTATTGTTTGTGTACACTGTGGTGCGTGTACCCGTTTCTGCCCACATAATGTTCTTTCATTGGAGAAAGTGGAGGTGCTGGTGTAG
- a CDS encoding histone deacetylase, whose product MPTTGIIYSPYYLKHNPGPSHPESPLRLSSIINTLEKTGIFKDRRFQEIVPQKATIQEVTLVHDLTYVKNVASICQAGGGYLDSDTPVCAESYEVALLAVGGVLKACDLIISSDIANAFALVRPPGHHAGPSGPTFPPSSAGFCIFNNVAIAAKYLIKKYNLGKVAIIDVDAHHGNGTQKIFNTTSHVLYVSLHQDGRTLYPGTGFLDEMGEGEGKGFKVNIPLPPYSNDEIYLKAMKEIVIPVTTQFNPEFIIISAGFDAHYADPIANMAMSSLGYLQAFQIIMGIASKVCDGRLLAVLEGGYNLEALSKTVAAIIMEMAKAPFELKDNQCKSPQQVKNEADKTIREVKNILSNFWSF is encoded by the coding sequence TTGCCCACAACAGGGATAATCTATAGTCCTTATTATCTAAAGCATAATCCTGGGCCCTCACATCCAGAGTCTCCATTAAGATTATCCAGTATTATAAACACCCTCGAAAAGACTGGAATTTTTAAAGATAGACGCTTCCAAGAAATTGTACCGCAAAAGGCAACAATACAGGAAGTAACACTAGTTCACGACTTGACTTATGTGAAAAATGTAGCATCCATATGTCAAGCGGGTGGTGGTTACTTAGATAGCGATACACCTGTATGCGCAGAGAGCTATGAAGTTGCCCTCCTTGCGGTTGGAGGTGTCTTGAAAGCATGTGACCTAATTATCTCAAGCGACATTGCTAATGCATTTGCATTAGTTCGTCCGCCTGGACACCACGCTGGACCCAGCGGTCCAACTTTTCCACCGAGCTCCGCTGGTTTTTGCATCTTTAATAATGTCGCAATTGCAGCAAAATATTTGATTAAAAAATATAATCTTGGAAAGGTTGCAATCATAGATGTAGACGCGCATCATGGAAACGGAACTCAGAAAATCTTTAACACGACATCGCATGTCCTTTATGTCAGCTTACATCAAGATGGGAGGACTTTGTATCCAGGAACAGGTTTTTTGGATGAGATGGGTGAGGGTGAGGGGAAAGGGTTTAAGGTAAATATTCCTCTTCCTCCGTATTCAAACGATGAAATTTATCTAAAAGCAATGAAGGAGATTGTTATCCCTGTAACCACACAATTCAATCCAGAATTTATTATTATATCAGCCGGGTTTGACGCTCACTACGCTGACCCGATTGCAAATATGGCAATGTCAAGTCTCGGATATCTCCAAGCATTTCAAATAATTATGGGCATAGCCTCAAAAGTTTGCGATGGACGTCTCTTGGCTGTCTTAGAAGGCGGCTATAACTTAGAGGCGTTGTCAAAAACGGTTGCAGCGATAATTATGGAGATGGCAAAAGCACCCTTTGAACTAAAAGATAATCAATGCAAATCTCCTCAGCAGGTAAAAAACGAGGCTGATAAAACTATACGGGAAGTCAAAAACATCTTGTCTAACTTTTGGAGTTTCTAG
- a CDS encoding glycosyltransferase family 4 protein: MDIAEMVYEFPPKIVGGLGTYAMEITQQLVKIGCNVTVFTMNNGKLPTRELWHGVEVHRPMHTDISDLIPTIVAEDVRRWGSGLKFFADVTAYNVLSATKLVHELVKKEERKFDVVAAHDWLSIMGGAAVKKELGIPLVFHVHSTERGRTMGGGSTVVSSMEYQGGQTADLIVTVSQAMRDELISLGFPEAKIRVCYNGVDEEKYNPERVKPEEVRRVREFYGIKENDLMIFFIGRLISVKGVDRLILAMPHILRKIPNAKLVIIGVGDMQPYLLNLVNAMKLESSVKFQFEFIPEEERIRHYAACDVAVFPSLYEPFGIVSLEAMSMGKPVVVGASGISGMREQVVPSGPDQCGFHVNPHEPVDIAWGIISVLADPLAAQKYGENARRRVLQYFTWSIAAKNTLSIYESVLRKA, encoded by the coding sequence ATGGATATAGCAGAAATGGTCTATGAGTTCCCGCCGAAAATTGTCGGGGGACTCGGTACCTACGCCATGGAAATAACCCAACAACTCGTTAAAATAGGATGTAACGTCACAGTTTTCACCATGAATAATGGCAAGCTCCCTACAAGGGAGCTATGGCATGGAGTGGAAGTTCATCGCCCTATGCACACAGACATTTCAGACCTGATCCCAACAATTGTTGCTGAAGATGTGAGAAGATGGGGTAGTGGACTGAAATTTTTTGCAGATGTGACTGCTTACAATGTTCTTTCAGCAACAAAGCTAGTACATGAATTAGTTAAAAAAGAAGAGCGTAAATTCGATGTTGTTGCTGCCCATGATTGGTTATCAATAATGGGCGGTGCAGCAGTCAAAAAGGAGCTAGGGATCCCGCTGGTTTTCCATGTGCATTCAACTGAAAGAGGTAGGACCATGGGAGGAGGTTCAACTGTTGTAAGTTCGATGGAGTATCAAGGTGGTCAAACCGCGGATCTGATTGTCACAGTTTCGCAGGCAATGCGTGATGAATTAATAAGCCTAGGTTTCCCTGAGGCAAAAATTAGAGTTTGCTATAATGGAGTTGATGAAGAAAAATATAACCCTGAAAGGGTGAAGCCGGAAGAAGTACGAAGGGTTCGGGAATTTTATGGCATTAAAGAGAATGACTTAATGATTTTCTTTATCGGGAGACTTATTTCTGTAAAGGGTGTAGACCGCCTTATTTTGGCGATGCCACATATTCTTCGGAAGATTCCAAACGCGAAGCTAGTTATAATTGGGGTCGGGGACATGCAGCCATATCTATTGAACTTAGTAAATGCGATGAAGTTGGAAAGCTCGGTTAAGTTTCAATTTGAGTTCATACCGGAAGAAGAAAGGATTCGCCACTATGCTGCATGTGACGTAGCCGTTTTCCCAAGCCTCTATGAACCCTTCGGGATTGTTAGCCTAGAGGCAATGAGCATGGGCAAGCCAGTCGTAGTCGGAGCCTCTGGCATAAGTGGAATGAGGGAGCAGGTAGTCCCAAGCGGACCGGACCAATGTGGATTTCACGTTAACCCACATGAACCAGTTGACATCGCCTGGGGAATAATCAGCGTGCTCGCAGATCCCTTAGCTGCCCAGAAGTATGGTGAAAATGCACGAAGACGAGTCTTACAGTATTTCACTTGGAGTATAGCGGCGAAGAATACCCTTAGTATTTATGAATCAGTCCTAAGAAAAGCCTAG
- a CDS encoding helix-turn-helix domain-containing protein: MAEKEIQRARILRALEELAQPLSLKVIEEKAGLGRAQILGLLRGLIKAGYVQAVGKPAKYLITEKGKELTIKLANSKDAAARILKYVAPHHAFHFYIAIGQSTGQAAKSLAEFCDFLKTIDVRSIEFHLPRGDFEKWIKEVLSDIELSAKIVEIKKLGLKGEELRKKLYETVKARYDELSRVVQA, encoded by the coding sequence TTGGCTGAGAAGGAAATTCAAAGAGCGAGAATATTGCGGGCCCTTGAAGAGTTGGCTCAACCCTTAAGTTTGAAAGTTATAGAAGAAAAGGCTGGTTTAGGACGAGCCCAAATTCTTGGCCTGCTGCGAGGTCTCATTAAAGCTGGATATGTTCAAGCGGTTGGAAAACCAGCCAAATACCTGATCACTGAAAAGGGCAAGGAGCTAACGATAAAACTTGCTAATTCAAAAGATGCAGCTGCAAGAATTCTTAAATACGTTGCTCCGCATCATGCATTCCACTTTTATATCGCAATTGGGCAGAGCACTGGTCAAGCGGCTAAAAGCCTGGCAGAATTTTGCGACTTTCTCAAAACAATTGACGTTAGGTCAATTGAATTCCATCTTCCACGGGGTGACTTTGAAAAATGGATAAAAGAGGTTCTTTCTGACATCGAACTCTCTGCCAAAATTGTAGAGATTAAAAAACTCGGGCTTAAAGGCGAGGAGCTTCGAAAGAAACTTTATGAAACAGTTAAGGCTAGGTATGACGAATTATCTCGAGTTGTGCAAGCATAA
- the thiD gene encoding bifunctional hydroxymethylpyrimidine kinase/phosphomethylpyrimidine kinase, translating to MRLREIPCALTIAGSDSGGGAGIEADLKTFATLQVYGTCAITAITAQDTREVHAIFPIPADLVKKQVETIFADFQVNALKTGMLYTQENVHVVADLIGKSRLKPVIDTVFAAGSGKNLILDDALDALIHRLIPKALVVTPNIPEAEVITGIKINTVEDMKDAAARIAKLGPKAVVIKGGHLKGRIVTDIFFFKNKFQSYSRPRIEVKAHGSGCAFSAAITAYLAKKLGVPQAVALAEQFIENALTSHLKVGKGRPSVNPLAILYNEAEKFRVIEETSTAVRIIEDHPEFTPHIPEVGMQVAMALPFATSPQEVAAIEGRIIRFANRPKAVGGIKFGASSHIARVILTAMRYNPNFRAAMNIRYAPELIDAFKKLNFNISSFDRALEKPEVKLVEGGTLVWGIEQAIRMAKEMPNVIFDLGEIGKEPMIRVLGKTATEVVLKTLSAINALKKTSRKRQG from the coding sequence TTGCGTCTAAGGGAGATTCCATGTGCTTTAACGATAGCCGGCTCAGATAGTGGAGGAGGCGCGGGAATCGAAGCTGACCTTAAAACTTTTGCTACACTTCAAGTTTACGGAACATGTGCCATCACAGCCATAACCGCCCAAGATACCCGTGAGGTTCATGCAATATTTCCGATACCAGCTGATCTAGTTAAAAAGCAAGTTGAGACAATCTTCGCCGACTTTCAAGTTAATGCATTAAAAACTGGGATGCTTTATACGCAAGAGAACGTTCACGTCGTTGCCGATTTAATTGGCAAAAGCCGATTGAAACCTGTTATTGATACAGTTTTTGCCGCTGGATCTGGGAAGAACCTGATTCTCGACGATGCTCTAGATGCTTTGATTCATCGATTGATTCCTAAGGCGTTAGTAGTAACACCAAACATCCCGGAGGCCGAAGTAATTACCGGTATAAAGATCAATACCGTCGAAGATATGAAGGATGCCGCGGCAAGGATTGCGAAATTAGGACCCAAAGCCGTAGTTATTAAGGGCGGGCATCTAAAAGGAAGAATTGTTACTGATATTTTCTTCTTTAAAAACAAGTTTCAGAGCTATAGTAGACCAAGAATTGAAGTTAAGGCTCATGGAAGCGGCTGCGCGTTTTCCGCGGCTATCACCGCTTACCTTGCCAAAAAGTTGGGAGTACCGCAGGCGGTTGCACTGGCTGAACAGTTCATAGAAAACGCATTGACCTCCCATTTGAAAGTTGGAAAGGGCAGACCATCGGTCAATCCGCTGGCTATTCTCTATAATGAGGCGGAGAAATTCAGGGTGATCGAGGAGACTTCGACTGCTGTCAGAATTATTGAGGATCATCCTGAATTCACTCCACATATTCCTGAGGTAGGCATGCAGGTGGCAATGGCATTACCATTTGCGACTAGCCCTCAAGAGGTCGCTGCCATTGAGGGAAGAATAATTAGGTTCGCCAACCGTCCCAAAGCAGTCGGTGGAATTAAGTTCGGAGCGTCAAGTCACATCGCTAGAGTGATCCTGACCGCAATGCGCTATAACCCTAATTTTAGGGCAGCGATGAATATTCGCTATGCCCCAGAACTAATCGATGCATTCAAGAAACTTAATTTTAACATCTCAAGTTTCGATCGCGCGCTGGAGAAGCCCGAGGTCAAACTCGTTGAGGGGGGTACATTAGTCTGGGGAATTGAGCAAGCTATTAGGATGGCAAAAGAAATGCCGAACGTCATCTTCGACCTTGGAGAGATTGGTAAGGAACCTATGATTCGAGTGCTGGGCAAAACAGCAACGGAAGTTGTCTTAAAAACTCTCTCCGCAATTAATGCTTTAAAGAAAACATCCAGAAAAAGGCAAGGCTAA
- a CDS encoding DUF4921 family protein, whose amino-acid sequence MPNEIRRDYLLNRWVIIAAERSRRPSDFAIERVEKADTKACPFCPGNENMTPPAVLLYLPSDGEIQKTKDSDGHRPKGWLVRCVPNLYPALHPLGKAQTSIKADYYKMMVGTGYHEVIIESPIHDEHPHIARIQQIRLTLDLCIDRLKEISSHDYIQYISIFRNHGREAGASLSHAHSQLIATPIVPAQISEEVEASKNYYEQQSGCIYCKLLREEMLGPRKIYEEDAFAVFAPWASVYPFEFWIIPKRHQVSLINMTETEKTSLARTIRICFGGLARLLNDPPYSYGFHIAPNGMESNHFHWHLEVYPKLGILAGFEKSTGMYINVVPPETAATHLKESVEKEKLAIQSNLR is encoded by the coding sequence TTGCCTAATGAAATTAGAAGGGATTATTTGCTTAATCGCTGGGTTATAATCGCTGCCGAAAGGTCAAGACGTCCTTCTGATTTCGCAATCGAACGGGTAGAAAAGGCGGACACAAAGGCTTGCCCCTTCTGCCCCGGAAATGAGAACATGACTCCCCCAGCGGTTCTTTTATACTTGCCAAGTGATGGCGAAATTCAAAAAACTAAAGACTCAGATGGACATAGGCCCAAAGGATGGCTTGTCCGTTGTGTCCCAAACCTATACCCTGCTCTACATCCCTTAGGGAAGGCTCAAACTTCTATAAAAGCAGACTACTACAAAATGATGGTTGGAACAGGCTATCATGAAGTGATCATAGAATCTCCAATCCATGATGAACATCCACACATAGCACGAATTCAACAAATCCGCCTTACACTTGATCTTTGTATCGACCGATTAAAGGAAATCTCAAGTCATGACTATATACAATATATCTCAATCTTTAGAAACCATGGACGGGAAGCAGGTGCATCTTTATCCCATGCTCACTCCCAATTAATTGCGACACCAATTGTTCCGGCACAAATTTCCGAGGAAGTTGAAGCTTCTAAAAATTATTATGAACAACAAAGTGGATGCATATACTGTAAACTTCTGAGAGAGGAAATGCTTGGACCACGTAAAATCTATGAAGAAGATGCGTTTGCTGTCTTTGCTCCTTGGGCAAGCGTATATCCCTTTGAATTCTGGATAATACCAAAGAGGCATCAAGTTAGTCTAATAAACATGACCGAAACCGAGAAAACCTCTCTAGCAAGAACTATTAGGATCTGTTTCGGCGGCTTGGCGAGGTTACTTAACGATCCCCCATATAGTTATGGATTCCATATAGCTCCAAACGGAATGGAAAGCAATCATTTCCACTGGCACCTTGAGGTTTACCCGAAACTTGGAATCCTAGCCGGATTTGAAAAGAGCACTGGAATGTACATAAACGTTGTACCGCCTGAAACTGCAGCTACACATCTCAAAGAATCTGTGGAAAAAGAAAAACTAGCAATTCAAAGCAACCTTCGATAA
- a CDS encoding aldehyde ferredoxin oxidoreductase family protein, which translates to MVGRTLQVDLTDGKVEVIEREDLFDRYLGGDGAAIKLLQEYCPRGIDPLDPEAPIIFTIGPLNAFFPCCTKAVCMFKSPLTGNLGETHAGGRLGMTIRLAGYDAIIIKGRASSPVYLAIHNDKVLIKDATLLWGLSPYAVGRILREVEVGAGRRSIIRIGPAGEQLIRFANVNVDTYRHFGRLGLGAVFGSKMLKAIVVRGSHDIPIKNLSQYRKLYESIYNDVVQTEKMMKYHDMGTAANVSVLNEIKALPTRNFNQAQFENADNISGENFASTYLARKIACPACPIGCIHIAALRLPFALGHEFQTMLVPYDYEPIYALGSNLGVNSPEGILRLIERCDRYGLDAISTGVILGWATEAYERNLISAKDTLGVPLSWGNVDNYLRAIDLAVQKSNEFYSTFTNGVEALASRFGGFNYAMALGGNEVAGYMVGPATIVGQLVGPRHSHLDNAGYSVDEKALRTPLSLKQMVDLIVSEDYWRCLLTTLVICLFARGVYNESVVVEALKCFDIERTPEELKKLGKQIFNEKYAFKMREGFKLSDLRIPKRFFETACASGKIEEKTVQSMLKLYVEKTGLFA; encoded by the coding sequence ATGGTTGGGCGTACGCTACAAGTTGATCTTACAGATGGGAAGGTTGAGGTTATTGAGCGTGAAGACCTATTTGATCGCTATCTCGGTGGGGATGGTGCTGCAATCAAGCTTCTTCAAGAATACTGTCCTAGGGGCATTGATCCACTTGACCCCGAAGCGCCCATTATTTTTACAATTGGACCACTTAATGCTTTCTTTCCATGTTGTACTAAAGCTGTATGCATGTTTAAGTCCCCACTTACCGGCAATTTAGGTGAAACGCATGCCGGTGGCCGACTGGGCATGACAATCCGGCTTGCGGGTTATGACGCCATCATAATAAAAGGTAGGGCAAGTTCTCCTGTATACTTAGCCATTCACAACGATAAGGTTTTGATAAAGGATGCCACCCTCCTTTGGGGGTTATCGCCATACGCTGTCGGTCGGATTTTGAGAGAAGTTGAAGTTGGTGCTGGGCGTCGCAGTATTATTAGAATAGGACCCGCGGGAGAGCAACTCATACGATTTGCTAATGTGAATGTAGATACTTATCGACACTTTGGTAGACTTGGACTTGGGGCTGTGTTTGGGAGTAAGATGCTTAAAGCAATTGTTGTGAGAGGTAGCCATGATATACCGATTAAAAATTTATCCCAGTATCGGAAGCTCTACGAGTCGATTTACAACGATGTAGTTCAAACAGAGAAGATGATGAAATACCATGACATGGGAACCGCTGCTAACGTAAGTGTCCTGAACGAGATTAAAGCACTTCCAACAAGGAATTTTAATCAAGCTCAGTTCGAGAATGCGGATAATATTTCCGGCGAGAATTTTGCTAGCACTTACCTAGCTAGGAAGATTGCCTGCCCCGCATGTCCAATCGGTTGTATTCACATTGCAGCGCTTCGACTTCCATTTGCGCTTGGTCACGAGTTTCAGACTATGCTGGTTCCTTACGATTATGAGCCCATATACGCATTAGGCTCAAATCTCGGGGTGAACAGCCCTGAGGGTATTTTAAGGTTGATTGAGCGTTGTGATCGATATGGTTTGGATGCGATAAGCACTGGTGTTATATTGGGTTGGGCGACTGAGGCTTACGAGCGTAATTTAATCTCGGCTAAGGATACTTTGGGTGTTCCTTTGAGTTGGGGGAACGTCGACAACTATTTACGGGCGATAGACCTGGCAGTTCAGAAATCTAATGAATTTTACTCGACATTCACGAATGGGGTTGAGGCGCTAGCTAGTAGGTTTGGGGGTTTCAATTATGCCATGGCGCTAGGGGGAAATGAGGTCGCTGGTTACATGGTTGGACCGGCTACAATCGTCGGTCAACTTGTCGGTCCACGTCATTCACATTTAGATAACGCTGGTTATAGTGTAGATGAAAAAGCATTGAGAACCCCTCTATCTCTTAAACAAATGGTCGATCTCATTGTTTCTGAGGATTACTGGAGGTGTCTCCTTACTACTCTCGTAATTTGCTTGTTTGCTAGAGGAGTTTACAACGAGTCAGTCGTGGTTGAAGCGTTGAAATGTTTCGATATCGAGCGAACGCCCGAGGAACTTAAAAAACTCGGTAAGCAGATCTTTAATGAGAAATACGCCTTTAAGATGCGGGAAGGCTTTAAATTATCTGATCTTAGAATTCCGAAGCGGTTTTTTGAAACTGCTTGCGCCAGTGGAAAAATCGAAGAGAAAACAGTTCAGTCGATGCTAAAACTCTATGTTGAGAAGACAGGGTTATTTGCTTAG
- a CDS encoding glycosyltransferase family 4 protein: MRIAFFVWEYYPRLVGGLGTYAIEITCKFVELGHEVVVFTLNPGDLLTHELWNGIMIHRPMIVDTYDVFPIVVTEDLRRWGTNIKFFCDVFSYNHLSASKFVNELVKKVGESYDLVAVHDWLSAPAGLMIAKEMKDKIPVVFHLHSTEEQRSGGVGSEVVRHFERAMAEKATRVVTVSYAMRDHLISLGYPVDKIRVCWNGCSPEKYDPAKVDSKNLEIIKASYKLESDEKVILFIGRLTWVKGIQNLIQAMPIILTEFPKTKLVILGKGEEYQDLVQLTQRLNIVDKVIFRSEWVSEEERILHYAMADVCVFPSLSEPFGIVSLEAMSMERPVVVGARGLSGFREQVVPSGQAQCGIHVNGEDPADIAWGVKEVLKDATRAKRWGENGRKRVLEYFTWDKAARNTLAIYEELIRR; encoded by the coding sequence ATGCGGATAGCATTTTTTGTCTGGGAATACTACCCTCGCCTTGTTGGTGGACTTGGTACTTATGCCATTGAAATCACATGCAAGTTTGTTGAACTTGGTCACGAAGTGGTTGTATTCACCCTTAACCCTGGGGATCTTCTCACGCACGAACTTTGGAATGGAATAATGATTCATCGACCTATGATTGTTGACACCTACGACGTCTTTCCAATTGTTGTAACCGAGGATCTACGCCGTTGGGGAACAAACATCAAGTTTTTCTGCGATGTGTTCTCCTACAACCATTTGTCCGCCAGTAAGTTTGTTAACGAGTTGGTTAAGAAGGTAGGGGAGAGTTACGACCTTGTCGCGGTTCACGACTGGCTTTCCGCTCCTGCTGGACTAATGATCGCAAAGGAGATGAAAGATAAGATTCCAGTGGTTTTTCATTTACACTCCACAGAGGAACAAAGGTCGGGCGGGGTCGGGTCCGAAGTTGTAAGGCATTTTGAAAGAGCTATGGCTGAAAAGGCTACGAGAGTTGTAACGGTTTCCTATGCGATGAGAGATCACCTTATATCGCTAGGTTATCCAGTTGATAAGATTCGCGTCTGTTGGAATGGGTGTTCTCCTGAAAAGTATGATCCCGCTAAAGTGGACTCCAAGAACCTCGAAATTATTAAAGCATCTTACAAACTTGAATCTGATGAGAAAGTAATTTTATTTATTGGGCGCCTCACCTGGGTTAAAGGAATTCAAAATCTTATTCAAGCTATGCCAATAATTCTTACGGAATTTCCAAAAACGAAGCTCGTAATCTTAGGAAAGGGCGAGGAGTATCAAGACTTGGTTCAACTCACGCAACGCCTGAATATTGTTGATAAGGTGATTTTTCGATCTGAATGGGTTTCAGAGGAGGAGCGAATTCTTCACTATGCAATGGCGGATGTCTGCGTCTTTCCATCACTTTCCGAGCCATTTGGGATAGTTTCATTGGAAGCCATGTCCATGGAGCGCCCGGTCGTCGTCGGGGCTAGAGGGCTGAGTGGGTTTAGGGAGCAAGTAGTTCCAAGCGGTCAAGCTCAATGTGGAATACATGTAAATGGTGAGGACCCAGCTGACATTGCTTGGGGAGTAAAGGAAGTTCTTAAAGATGCAACGAGGGCTAAGCGATGGGGTGAAAATGGTCGGAAACGTGTTTTAGAATACTTTACATGGGATAAAGCTGCACGGAATACCTTGGCCATCTACGAAGAATTAATTAGACGATGA
- a CDS encoding AAA-associated domain-containing protein has translation MKKLIFPHVSFAEFHGFIEILNSLGGKTTASNLIIAMEVGVDRFLPPLRLAELLDFVIVEDSEIELTEIGHQFAKSHRKERRKILGEQLKRIEPYVSILNILHKGKKLDKDEVLKLVRSKVEIYGNVEETLQNIIQWGCFGLLFEYDGTTGEILPRRIPRHPQVVGTG, from the coding sequence TTGAAAAAATTGATCTTTCCGCATGTTTCTTTTGCTGAATTCCATGGCTTTATTGAAATTTTAAATTCGCTCGGTGGAAAAACCACTGCCTCTAACCTTATCATCGCTATGGAAGTTGGGGTGGATCGTTTTCTCCCCCCTCTCCGGTTGGCTGAACTGCTTGACTTCGTAATTGTTGAAGATAGTGAGATTGAACTTACTGAGATCGGTCATCAGTTTGCGAAATCGCATCGTAAAGAACGTAGGAAGATACTTGGGGAGCAACTTAAACGTATTGAACCATACGTGTCGATTCTTAACATTTTACACAAGGGTAAGAAGTTGGATAAAGATGAAGTTTTGAAATTAGTGAGATCTAAGGTTGAGATATATGGAAATGTTGAGGAAACTCTTCAGAACATTATTCAGTGGGGGTGCTTCGGCTTACTCTTTGAGTATGATGGTACAACTGGTGAAATTCTCCCACGTAGGATTCCACGTCATCCACAGGTTGTAGGCACTGGGTAA